CCAACCTCTTGAGAAACTTCAAAGATATTCCAGAGAATGTGGAGCTGGATATTTTCGGTGAAATATATGAATACTTTTTAGGTAAGTTTGCATTGGCAGAAGGCCAAGGCGGGGGAGAGTTCTTCACGCCATCAAGCGTTGTTAAATATATGGTTGAAGTTCTGAACCCCAAAGAAGGTAAGATACTTGACCCCGCATGTGGTTCTGGCGGTATGTTCGTACAAACAGCACACTACATTGAAAGACACAAAAATAAAGGCGAGCATATCAACTTGAGAGCTTATGGAATTGAGAAAACTCAACAGACCGTAAGACTTGCCAAGATGAACCTTGTGTTAAACAATGTCAGAGGGGAAATAACCCACGCTAACTCTTATTATAGCGACCCTTATGAAAGCTATGGGAACTTTGATTATGTAATGGCGAATCCCCCATTCAATGTTGATGATGTTTTACTGGGGAAAGTAAAAGGCCAGCCAAGATTTAATGAATATGGAATTCCTCAGAACAAGCCCAAGAAAAAGAAGAATGATGTTAAAGAAACCGTTCCGAATGCCAACTATTTGTGGATAAACTTGTTTGCTACTTCCTTGAAAGATACTGGAAGAGCAGCTTTAGTTATGGCAAACTCAGCTTCTGATGCTGGGAATAGCGAATTAGATGTAAGAAAGAAACTTATTGAAAGTGGAGTTATCAAACAAATGGTTACTCTTCCTTCAAATATGTTCTCTTCTGTAACACTCCCAGCTACATTGTGGTTCTTTGATAAGGCTAAAGAACATAAAGACGAGATCCTTTTTATTGATGCAAGAAATGTCTTTACTCAGATAGACAGAGCACACAGGAAGTTTTCAGCAGAACAGATTAGAAACTTAGGTGTTATAACAAGACTCTATGAAGGTGATACAGAAGAATTCACCAAGTTAATTAAAGAGTATGAAACCAACATAGATAATGCTCCAGAAACTTCTGATGAAGAAGATAATCCACCTAAGAGCTACTGGCAAGAAAATATAGATTGGTTAAAGGAACGCTTCCCAGAAGGTAAATACAGAGATGTTATTGGTCTGTGTAAAGTAGCTAAACTTGAAGGTGAAGACGGTGTTAAAGACCAAGACTATTCCTTAAATCCCGGCAGATATGTAGGAGTTGTCATTGAAGATGACGGAATGACAGAGGAAGAGTTCAAGAAGAAAATATTGGCACTACATACAGAATGTCTAACTATATCAAAAGAAATAATTGATCTAGAAAAAGATATAAACAGTAATATTCAAGAACTATTTGGAGCTAATTCATGAATTATAAGAAACTTAGTGATGTAGCTTATTATTCAGAGTTACGCACAAAAGATATAACTATTGAAAATTACATAACGACAGACAATATGCTTCCTAATATTGGGGGAGTATGTTTAGCTTCTTCAATCCCAGACAGCAAGACAGCTAAATATTATAAAGACGGAGACATTCTTCTCTCTAATATCCGACCTTATTTCTGTAAGATATGGTATGCAAATAGATGTGGTTCTGCTTCAAATGACATATTAGTGATAAAGAATAATAAAGATGTTAATTCAAAGTTCCTATACTATGTCTTATGTGATAAGAACTTCTTTAATTATGATACTGTTACATCAAAGGGCACTAAAATGCCCAGAGGAACCCCTAATGCAATAATGAAATACCTTGTTCCTGATATTGATGATAAAGTACAAATAAAAATAGCTTCTATATTATCTGATTATGATGATTTGATTGAGAAGAATAACCGTAAGATTGAGATTCTGCAAGAAATGGCAGAAGAGTTATATAAGGAATGGTTTGTTCGCTTCCGTTTTCCCGGCTACAAGACAGCTAAGTTTGAAAATGGTATTCCTAAAGACTGGGGTGTTGATAAGATAAAGAATAAGGTAAATAGACTTCCATTTAATAAACTGTATAAAGAAGCTGACCTTGAAAAAGAAGGAAATGTTATTGTTATTGACCAATCTGAAAAAGAATATTTAGGATTTCATAATAATGAACCTTCACATGTTGCAAGTATTGATGAACCTATTTGTTTGTTTGGAGACCACAGTTGCAAGTTTAAACTCATGTCTGAACCATTTTCTCTAGGTGAAAATGTTGTACCATTCAAGGGGCAAGGTGTTAATCCTTACTATCTTTTCTATGCTACACACCACATTATTGAAACAGAAGAATATAAACGACATTGGGGTTTATTCACATCAAAGAAAATTCTTATTCCAACAGAACCAATACAAGATAAGTTTGCAGAGTTTATAAAAGTTATACAGCAACAAACGAATACAATAACCAAATGCCAGAGATTATTGATTAAACAGCGTGATTTATTGTTACCAAGACTAATGTCTGGTAAACTGGAAGTGAAGGTAAAACAAGAGGTGTAGTATGGCGAACTTTATATCAGAAGATAATATAGAACAAGCGGCCATTAAGTTATTGGTTGAAAACCATAACTATAAAGCAATCCGTTGCTTTACGGAAAGTCCTGATACACTTCCTGATAACTCAGGTAGAGAAAATAAGAAACAAGTTGTTCTCCCGGAAATCCTATTGGAACAGTTGATTAAACTGAATCCGAATATCCCGGAAGAGACTGTTAAAAGTCAGTGGATAGAATTATGCCATACTCCAGCGACCTATGAGATAATGGATGAAAACTATAAGAACTATTTGAAAATCAAAAATGGTATTGATGTTACATACCAAAAGGATGGCAAGAAAGAATCCAACAAGTTAATACTTATAGATTTCAATAACCCGGAAAATAACAGCTTCCATGTTGTATCTCAGCTATGGATTAAAGGTGAAACATATAACAGAAGACCAGACCTCATAATATATGTAAACGGTTTACCTCTGGTATTCATAGAATTAAAGAACTCAAATATCCCGGTAAAAAATGCTTATGACAAGAACTTGAAGGATTATTTGAAAGATATTCCGTACTTATTTAATTATAACCAGATATGCGTATTATCTAACGGTATTGAAACAAGACTGGGAAGTTTCAAGGCAGATTATAACTACTTCTTTGAATGGTTAAAAATTGAAGGTGAAGATGAAACCCCGGATAGAAAGCGTATCCGAGAGCAAGGAGTAAGTTTGGAAT
The Opitutia bacterium KCR 482 genome window above contains:
- a CDS encoding class I SAM-dependent DNA methyltransferase; this encodes MLNKQLKELKDRLWATADQLRANSGLKATEYAEPVLGLIFLRFADVKYSKHEAEIIREFNKLKGSRMGRPIHEIAIERCGYYLPKESRYNELLNLPDNANLAQAVKNAMIAIEKYTKELEDTLPKDIYYNVNTQENPLVLSNLLRNFKDIPENVELDIFGEIYEYFLGKFALAEGQGGGEFFTPSSVVKYMVEVLNPKEGKILDPACGSGGMFVQTAHYIERHKNKGEHINLRAYGIEKTQQTVRLAKMNLVLNNVRGEITHANSYYSDPYESYGNFDYVMANPPFNVDDVLLGKVKGQPRFNEYGIPQNKPKKKKNDVKETVPNANYLWINLFATSLKDTGRAALVMANSASDAGNSELDVRKKLIESGVIKQMVTLPSNMFSSVTLPATLWFFDKAKEHKDEILFIDARNVFTQIDRAHRKFSAEQIRNLGVITRLYEGDTEEFTKLIKEYETNIDNAPETSDEEDNPPKSYWQENIDWLKERFPEGKYRDVIGLCKVAKLEGEDGVKDQDYSLNPGRYVGVVIEDDGMTEEEFKKKILALHTECLTISKEIIDLEKDINSNIQELFGANS
- a CDS encoding restriction endonuclease subunit S, whose protein sequence is MNYKKLSDVAYYSELRTKDITIENYITTDNMLPNIGGVCLASSIPDSKTAKYYKDGDILLSNIRPYFCKIWYANRCGSASNDILVIKNNKDVNSKFLYYVLCDKNFFNYDTVTSKGTKMPRGTPNAIMKYLVPDIDDKVQIKIASILSDYDDLIEKNNRKIEILQEMAEELYKEWFVRFRFPGYKTAKFENGIPKDWGVDKIKNKVNRLPFNKLYKEADLEKEGNVIVIDQSEKEYLGFHNNEPSHVASIDEPICLFGDHSCKFKLMSEPFSLGENVVPFKGQGVNPYYLFYATHHIIETEEYKRHWGLFTSKKILIPTEPIQDKFAEFIKVIQQQTNTITKCQRLLIKQRDLLLPRLMSGKLEVKVKQEV